The following proteins are encoded in a genomic region of Cryptomeria japonica chromosome 11, Sugi_1.0, whole genome shotgun sequence:
- the LOC131034499 gene encoding F-box only protein 6-like yields MDTKCMDVINNEDEGLEISELLLNTMEEKGRDTVGNERSDEESAWSEFPEHIVEEIFSNLLFEFTLPFRIVCKQWNKLLSSNRFLSSLAESDPWILLCSSTHCMAYCFLSQSWKTLSLSFLPSRTRKSLSLGNSRFSSSGAGLLLIEFGWPRKYMICNPITRTYRYIPPVISQSATLSAIMDNGEAYKIVGVTHERNPGSLQIYHCSKASCQIELELLLEPRDFPVSHICCAKGLLMCILNHGEFVVWNMEDKQVQRFSFPYPNLYIPGGRINTWTERLVVCVSSILFVRTYYSDSVCTSFVIIWELFEEESSIWSWKEMTRMPPDLCRKFFNARSIKMGKFSEYETFIVGNFLCFRSGYRNTKLFVYILQGKGWSRIRVPGSVRFRRYNTNFEFQPKPGMKI; encoded by the coding sequence ATGGATACTAAGTGTATGGACGTTATCAACAATGAAGATGAAGGGTTAGAAATATCAGAATTACTGCTGAATACAATGGAGGAGAAGGGAAGGGATACTGTAGGCAATGAAAGGAGCGATGAAGAATCAGCTTGGTCTGAATTCCCTGAGCATATAGTGGAGGAGATATTTTCGAACCTACTTTTCGAATTCACTCTTCCATTTCGTATTGTTTGTAAGCAATGGAATAAGCTCTTATCCTCTAACAGATTTCTATCTTCATTGGCAGAGAGCGATCCATGGATTCTTCTATGCAGCTCAACGCATTGCATGGCATACTGTTTTCTCTCGCAGTCTTGGAAGACTCTTTCCCTTAGTTTCTTGCCAAGCCGAACAAGAAAAAGTCTCTCACTAGGCAATTCAAGATTTTCTAGTTCAGGTGCAGGCCTACTGCTAATCGAATTCGGATGGCCTCGGAAATATATGATCTGTAATCCAATTACAAGGACCTACAGATATATTCCCCCCGTCATATCACAGAGTGCAACTTTATCGGCAATAATGGACAACGGGGAGGCCTACAAAATTGTGGGCGTGACACATGAAAGAAACCCCGGTTCCCTACAAATTTACCATTGTTCTAAAGCGTCATGCCAGATTGAACTTGAGTTGCTACTCGAGCCAAGAGATTTTCCTGTTTCTCATATTTGTTGTGCCAAGGGTCTTCTCATGTGCATATTAAACCATGGGGAATTTGTGGTTTGGAACATGGAAGATAAGCAAGTGCAACGATTTTCCTTTCCGTACCCGAATCTATATATTCCAGGGGGTAGGATAAACACATGGACCGAACGACTGGTTGTATGTGTGTCGTCGATCCTGTTTGTAAGAACATATTATTCCGACTCCGTTTGTACCTCTTTCGTGATTATATGGGAATTGTTCGAGGAAGAGAGCTCTATATGGAGTTGGAAAGAGATGACAAGAATGCCTCCTGATTTGTGTCGTAAATTTTTTAATGCGCGTTCAATTAAAATGGGAAAGTTTTCAGAGTATGAGACTTTCATTGTTGGAAATTTTCTCTGTTTCAGAAGTGGGTATAGAAATACGAAGCTATTTGTCTACATCTTACAGGGGAAGGGCTGGAGTCGGATCAGAGTTCCTGGTTCTGTCAGATTTAGAAGGTATAACACAAATTTTGAGTTTCAACCTAAGCCAGGCATGAAGATATAG